A single Penaeus vannamei isolate JL-2024 chromosome 22, ASM4276789v1, whole genome shotgun sequence DNA region contains:
- the LOC113813163 gene encoding uncharacterized protein, with translation MDRLLKATAVVVLTAPLVLSLPTAPEAPAVSEGYEELSTYFGDDLAAANDSEAQDGANRVLTGFGHSFGNGLFGSYPAYPQGGGFNQWQYNDGYYNPGYQYQKNCARYCPGSAPGSYVCCVRSHPNEPQCPPTRPTCTDPFYYSGPPQRCENSYECMSSSLCCYDTCLQHKTCKPAQYG, from the exons ATGGACAGGCTTCTAAAGGCTACAGCGGTGGTGGTGTTGACGGCGCCTTTGGTCCTGTCCCTTCCCACGGCACCCGAGGCTCCAGCGGTAAGCGAAGGTTACGAGGAACTTTCAACTTACTTCGGAGACGATTTGGCCGCAGCCAACGACAGCGAGGCGCAGGACGGCGCAAACCGTGTGCTGACAGGATTTGGTCACAGCTTTGGTAACGGACTGTTCGGCTCATACCCGGCTTATCCTCAAGGCGGAGGATTTAACCAGTGGCAGTATAATGACGGTTACTACAACCCTGGATACCAGTACCAAAAAAACTGCGCAAGGTACTGCCCAGGATCCGCTCCTGGATCCTACGTCTGCTGTGTCCGAA GCCACCCCAATGAGCCGCAGTGCCCGCCGACGAGGCCGACCTGCACTGACCCCTTCTACTACAGCGGGCCCCCCCAGCGGTGCGAGAATAGCTACGAGTGCATGTCGAGTTCGCTCTGTTGCTACGATACGTGCCTACAGCATAAAACGTGCAAACCAGCACAATATGGATGA